TCACTCCAGAACTAACCCAAGATTATGATGAACGAACTGGATTAAATAGTTTTCGGTTTGCCTTTTCTCTCGGGGCAAGTATTTTATCTTTAGTTTTAGCAGGGGTTGCAGAAGCCACTTATGCTGATGATCCCAGACGACAATATGTCATGTTAGGAAGCGCGATCGCGCTGTTATCAGTATTTGCCCTGTTATGGTGTAGTTTAAGTTTACAAGAACGAGAAAAACGCCCCCTTGCTTCCCCGTCTCGTAAAAAACAGTTAACATTTTTCTTTATTTTTCTAACTGTTATCTTTCTCATTTCTAGTGTGACGGAATTATTGATTGTTGATAATCTTCTTTGGGGAATAACTAGCTCTTTGCTAACCATTATTACTGCTATGATTGCCATTAGCTTGTGGTTTCATCGCACCCATTTACCGTTTGCTGTTTCTGATGTTCCTTTACCGAAAACCCAAAGTGATGAAAGGTCATTTAAAGAGAAACTAAAAATTGTCTGGAATAATCGTCCGTTCTTATATATCGTTGGCATTTACTTATTTTCTTGGTTAGCAGTACAGTTAACGGCTTCCATTCTTCCCTACTTTGTTGTTAGCTGGATGGGGTTGTCAGAGCAAGATTTTATTCAAGCAGCTTTAGCCGTCCAAGGTACTGCCCTAGTGATGTTATTTTTCTGGGTTCAAGTGAGCAAACGGTTTGAGAAAAAAGTGGTTTATACCATGGGAGTTTTGCTTTGGATGATTGCTCAAATTGGGTTAATTTTATTACAACCCGGTCAAGTGATGCTCATGTATGGATTAGCTGTATTAGCGGGAACAGGGGTTTCTGTTGCTTACCTAATTCCCTGGTCAATGCTTCCGGATGTGATTGAATTAGATGAATTGAGAACCGGGGAGAGACGAGAGGGAATTTTCAGTGCCTTTATGGTGTTCTTGCAA
This window of the Euhalothece natronophila Z-M001 genome carries:
- a CDS encoding MFS transporter; protein product: MASSTQKLKTITKLAYGAGDLGPAMTANILVFFLMFFFTQVAGLPPGLAGSILMIGRISDAINDPIIGVLSDRANTRWGRRLPWMFFGAIPFALIFILLWLVPEFSENETLNNWLLFSYYVVIAILFHIAYTVVNLPYIALTPELTQDYDERTGLNSFRFAFSLGASILSLVLAGVAEATYADDPRRQYVMLGSAIALLSVFALLWCSLSLQEREKRPLASPSRKKQLTFFFIFLTVIFLISSVTELLIVDNLLWGITSSLLTIITAMIAISLWFHRTHLPFAVSDVPLPKTQSDERSFKEKLKIVWNNRPFLYIVGIYLFSWLAVQLTASILPYFVVSWMGLSEQDFIQAALAVQGTALVMLFFWVQVSKRFEKKVVYTMGVLLWMIAQIGLILLQPGQVMLMYGLAVLAGTGVSVAYLIPWSMLPDVIELDELRTGERREGIFSAFMVFLQKMGLGLGLFLVGQALELAGFVETVPGEPPPDQPETALLAIRATIGVLPMLNLLAGLVLAYFYPLTRDVHKQICLDLAEKQNQEKE